The Winogradskyella schleiferi genome has a window encoding:
- a CDS encoding Brp/Blh family beta-carotene 15,15'-dioxygenase, with the protein MAKIYNIIIPLSFLGLWISSMVSKDIEIFFGFILIFTFGILHGSNDILLIDTISNNKKTYPFIRVITTYLLTVFISVFVFYFMPLLALILFIAFSAFHFGQQHWEHHNLEVSEILKRIYYFLYGMLILNLLFIFNTTEVIEIVISITNYEIKNNSIFFLLTVFGVLYLLIASFIAYKSNSFKSKILIELFYLIVFSIIFKVSSLIWGFTLYFILWHSIPSLYEQILFIYGNFNSKNLLKYCKTALPYWIISIIGIVIVYFILKNEKLFFAIFFSFIAAVTFPHTIVINKLFSNKKTQPNK; encoded by the coding sequence ATGGCTAAGATTTACAATATAATAATACCGCTCAGCTTTTTGGGATTGTGGATCTCATCTATGGTATCGAAAGATATTGAGATATTTTTTGGTTTTATCTTAATTTTTACGTTTGGAATATTACATGGGTCTAATGACATATTGCTTATTGACACCATCTCAAATAACAAAAAGACATATCCTTTTATACGGGTTATTACCACCTATTTACTTACAGTTTTTATCTCTGTATTTGTTTTTTATTTTATGCCGTTGTTAGCACTAATATTGTTTATTGCCTTTAGTGCTTTTCATTTTGGACAACAGCATTGGGAACATCACAACTTAGAAGTTTCGGAAATACTTAAACGTATCTACTATTTTTTATATGGAATGCTAATTCTTAACCTTTTATTCATATTTAATACAACAGAAGTTATAGAAATCGTAATTTCTATAACGAATTATGAAATTAAAAATAATAGTATATTTTTTTTATTAACTGTTTTTGGAGTTTTATACTTGTTGATAGCATCATTTATTGCCTATAAATCCAATTCTTTTAAATCTAAAATTTTAATTGAGTTGTTTTATTTAATTGTATTTAGCATTATTTTTAAAGTATCAAGTCTTATTTGGGGCTTTACATTATATTTTATTTTATGGCACAGTATTCCTTCGCTTTATGAACAAATATTATTTATTTATGGCAATTTTAATTCTAAAAATTTATTAAAATATTGTAAGACTGCTCTGCCATATTGGATCATCTCTATAATTGGTATTGTCATAGTATATTTTATTTTGAAGAATGAGAAGTTATTTTTCGCTATTTTCTTTTCTTTTATAGCAGCAGTTACTTTTCCACATACTATTGTAATAAATAAACTGTTTTCGAATAAAAAAACGCAACCAAATAAATGA
- the dnaK gene encoding molecular chaperone DnaK produces the protein MSKIIGIDLGTTNSCVSVMEGNEPVVIPNAEGKRTTPSVIAFVEGGEIKVGDPAKRQAVTNPTKTVYSIKRFMGNKYSESKKEAERVPYKVVKGDNDTPRVDIDGRLYTPQELSAMILQKMKKTAEDYLGSDVTRAVITVPAYFNDAQRQATKEAGEIAGLKVERIINEPTAAALAYGMDKKGTDQKIVVFDFGGGTHDVSILELGDGVFEVLSTDGDTHLGGDDIDERIIDWLADEFMKDEDMDLRKDPMALQRLKEAAEKAKIELSSSAQTEINLPYVTATASGPKHLVRTLTRSKFEQLIDDLIKRTIEPCQTALKAAGLSKSDIDEIILVGGSTRIPAVQEAVEKFFGKAPSKGVNPDEVVSLGAGIQGGVLTGDVKDVLLLDVTPLSLGIETMGNVMTKLIEANTTIPTKKSQVFSTAADNQPSVEIHVLQGERPMAADNKTIGRFHLDGIPPARRGTPQIEVTFDIDANGIIKVSATDKATNKSQDIRIEASSGLTEEEIAKMKQEAEANAESDAKAKETADKLNSADAMIFQTESQLKEFGDKLSDDKKKPIEDALEELKKAYETKDIAVIDPALEKINEAWKVASEEMYKAQAEQGGAPEGGPTDAGAGAKGQAAGDESSDVEDVDFEEVK, from the coding sequence ATGAGTAAGATTATTGGAATTGATTTAGGTACAACCAACTCTTGCGTTTCTGTAATGGAAGGTAACGAACCAGTTGTAATCCCAAACGCTGAAGGTAAGAGAACTACACCTTCGGTTATCGCTTTCGTGGAAGGTGGTGAAATTAAAGTTGGTGATCCAGCAAAAAGGCAAGCAGTAACTAACCCAACAAAAACGGTTTATTCTATTAAGCGTTTTATGGGTAATAAGTATTCTGAGTCTAAAAAAGAAGCAGAGCGGGTACCTTATAAAGTAGTAAAAGGTGACAACGATACTCCAAGAGTAGATATCGATGGTCGTTTATATACACCTCAAGAATTGTCAGCTATGATTCTTCAAAAAATGAAGAAAACGGCTGAGGATTACTTAGGATCAGATGTAACCAGAGCTGTAATTACGGTTCCTGCATATTTTAACGATGCACAACGTCAGGCGACTAAAGAAGCAGGTGAGATTGCAGGTTTAAAAGTGGAACGTATTATTAATGAGCCTACAGCTGCAGCATTAGCTTACGGAATGGACAAAAAAGGAACTGACCAAAAAATCGTAGTGTTCGATTTTGGTGGTGGTACACATGATGTCTCTATTCTTGAATTAGGTGATGGCGTATTTGAAGTATTATCTACAGATGGTGATACACACTTAGGTGGTGATGATATTGATGAAAGAATCATCGATTGGTTAGCTGATGAATTCATGAAAGACGAAGATATGGACTTACGTAAAGATCCTATGGCTTTGCAACGTTTGAAAGAAGCAGCTGAAAAAGCGAAGATTGAATTATCATCTTCTGCACAAACAGAAATCAACTTACCTTACGTAACAGCTACGGCTAGTGGACCAAAGCACTTGGTACGTACATTGACACGTTCAAAATTTGAGCAGTTAATTGACGATTTAATTAAAAGAACAATTGAACCTTGTCAAACTGCTTTAAAAGCAGCAGGTTTGTCTAAGTCTGATATTGATGAAATTATCCTAGTTGGTGGTTCTACGCGTATTCCAGCAGTACAGGAAGCTGTAGAGAAATTCTTCGGAAAAGCACCAAGTAAAGGTGTAAATCCTGATGAAGTCGTTTCTTTAGGAGCAGGAATCCAAGGTGGTGTATTAACAGGTGATGTAAAAGACGTTCTTTTATTGGATGTGACGCCATTATCTCTTGGTATTGAAACTATGGGTAACGTAATGACGAAGTTGATTGAAGCCAATACTACGATTCCAACTAAAAAATCGCAAGTATTCTCAACAGCAGCAGACAATCAGCCATCGGTAGAAATTCACGTATTACAAGGTGAACGTCCAATGGCAGCAGATAACAAAACGATTGGTCGTTTCCACTTAGATGGCATTCCACCAGCAAGACGAGGAACACCTCAAATTGAAGTGACGTTTGATATTGATGCCAACGGTATTATCAAAGTATCTGCCACAGATAAAGCGACAAACAAATCTCAAGATATCAGAATTGAAGCTTCTTCTGGATTAACAGAAGAGGAAATTGCGAAAATGAAGCAAGAAGCCGAAGCCAATGCGGAATCGGATGCTAAAGCAAAAGAAACGGCTGATAAATTGAATAGTGCTGATGCGATGATTTTCCAAACGGAAAGTCAATTAAAAGAATTTGGTGACAAATTATCTGATGATAAGAAAAAGCCAATTGAAGATGCACTTGAAGAATTGAAGAAAGCATACGAAACTAAGGATATCGCAGTTATCGATCCAGCTTTAGAGAAAATTAATGAAGCATGGAAAGTAGCAAGTGAAGAAATGTACAAAGCGCAAGCAGAACAAGGAGGAGCACCAGAAGGTGGACCAACTGATGCAGGAGCTGGAGCTAAAGGACAAGCTGCTGGTGATGAAAGTAGCGATGTTGAAGATGTGGACTTTGAAGAGGTGAAGTAA
- a CDS encoding bacteriorhodopsin-like, protein MNSLLLFAEVTTKLDPSDYVGFTFFVGSMAMMAASAFFFLSLSQFDRKWRTSILVSGLITFIAAVHYFYMRDYWFANVDSPTFFRYVDWLLTVPLMCVEFYLILKVAGAKPSLMWKLIFASVIMLVTGYFGEAVFTDDAALWGGISGIAYFYIVYEIWFGSAKKLAVAAGDDILKSHKLLCWFVLVGWAIYPLGYMLGTEGWYTSILGTGSVDVVYNIADAINKIGFGLVIYALAVKKQNVIS, encoded by the coding sequence ATGAATTCGTTACTTTTATTTGCCGAAGTTACAACAAAGTTAGATCCATCGGATTATGTTGGATTTACCTTTTTTGTAGGCAGTATGGCCATGATGGCAGCATCTGCATTTTTCTTTTTATCTCTAAGCCAATTTGATAGAAAATGGCGTACGTCAATTCTTGTATCTGGACTGATTACCTTTATTGCTGCTGTCCATTATTTTTATATGCGAGATTATTGGTTCGCTAATGTTGATTCTCCAACATTTTTTCGATATGTAGATTGGCTATTGACTGTGCCGTTGATGTGTGTTGAATTTTATCTTATTCTCAAGGTTGCAGGTGCTAAGCCTTCTTTAATGTGGAAACTTATTTTTGCATCGGTAATCATGCTGGTTACTGGATATTTTGGAGAGGCTGTTTTTACAGATGATGCGGCTCTATGGGGAGGAATTTCTGGTATAGCTTACTTCTATATTGTTTATGAAATATGGTTTGGTAGTGCTAAAAAACTAGCAGTAGCTGCAGGTGATGATATATTAAAATCACACAAACTTTTATGTTGGTTTGTACTTGTTGGTTGGGCAATATATCCTTTAGGGTATATGTTAGGTACAGAAGGTTGGTATACTAGTATATTAGGGACGGGTAGTGTAGATGTGGTTTACAATATTGCAGATGCCATTAACAAAATTGGGTTCGGATTAGTGATTTATGCACTAGCAGTTAAAAAGCAAAATGTAATTAGCTAA